From the Synechococcus sp. HK01-R genome, one window contains:
- the argB gene encoding acetylglutamate kinase, whose protein sequence is MATDDALRVSVLSEALPYIQRFAGRRIVVKYGGAAMAHAALQEAVFRDIALLTSVGVQPVVVHGGGPEINTWLKRLEIPAEFRDGLRVTDPATMDVVEMVLVGRVNKQIVNGLNRLGARAVGLSGSDGMLVEARPWGDGSHGLVGDVARVNPDVLEPLLEKGYVPVISSVAATADGRAHNINADTVAGELAAALEAEKLILLTDTPGILRDRDDPDSLIRQLRLSEARQLISEGVVAGGMTPKTECCIRALAQGVAAAHILDGRVPHALLLEVFTDAGIGTMVLGRG, encoded by the coding sequence ATGGCCACTGACGACGCCCTGAGGGTTTCGGTTCTCAGCGAAGCCCTTCCCTACATCCAGCGTTTCGCCGGTCGGCGGATCGTGGTGAAGTATGGCGGGGCTGCCATGGCCCATGCCGCATTGCAGGAAGCGGTGTTCCGGGATATCGCCCTGCTCACCAGCGTGGGTGTGCAGCCGGTGGTGGTGCATGGCGGCGGGCCAGAGATCAACACCTGGTTGAAACGTCTCGAGATTCCGGCTGAGTTCCGTGACGGCCTTCGGGTGACGGATCCGGCCACGATGGATGTGGTCGAGATGGTGCTGGTGGGACGGGTCAACAAACAGATCGTCAACGGCCTCAACCGCCTAGGCGCCAGGGCCGTTGGCCTCAGCGGCAGCGATGGAATGCTTGTTGAAGCGCGCCCTTGGGGGGATGGCAGCCATGGACTGGTCGGAGATGTGGCCCGGGTCAACCCCGATGTGCTCGAACCACTGCTTGAGAAGGGCTACGTGCCGGTGATCTCGAGTGTGGCCGCCACCGCTGATGGCCGTGCTCACAACATCAATGCCGACACTGTCGCCGGTGAGCTAGCCGCAGCCCTGGAAGCCGAGAAGCTGATCCTGCTCACCGACACCCCGGGGATCCTGAGGGATCGTGACGACCCCGACTCCCTCATCCGCCAACTGCGGCTCTCGGAGGCGAGACAGTTGATCAGCGAGGGCGTCGTGGCTGGAGGCATGACACCGAAAACCGAGTGCTGCATCCGTGCCCTCGCCCAGGGGGTTGCCGCAGCACACATCCTTGATGGACGCGTGCCCCATGCCCTCTTGCTGGAGGTGTTCACCGATGCCGGAATCGGCACGATGGTGCTGGGTCGCGGTTGA
- a CDS encoding DUF2854 domain-containing protein — protein sequence MTNLISPGNLITVAGGVLTVVGAIAYGSGNANLSLPTIFYGIPILLGGLALKSSELPPARRVIPATTFRQQREAAAPELGKLLGDVTRWRYGQKAHLESSLEALKLWDEDTPPQLLEIEELASDGGYGLRLRFTLGAVPLERWQEREERLGRFFAKGLQAKIAALGSDRIDLTLLPAAGEHGEQ from the coding sequence ATGACCAACCTGATCTCTCCCGGCAACCTGATCACCGTGGCTGGCGGTGTGCTCACCGTGGTGGGTGCCATCGCCTATGGCAGCGGGAACGCCAACCTCAGCCTGCCGACAATCTTCTACGGGATTCCGATCCTGCTGGGGGGCCTGGCACTCAAGTCATCCGAACTGCCCCCAGCCCGCCGAGTGATTCCAGCCACCACCTTTCGGCAACAGCGTGAAGCCGCCGCTCCGGAACTGGGCAAGCTGCTCGGTGATGTGACCCGCTGGCGCTACGGGCAGAAAGCCCATCTGGAATCTTCGCTGGAAGCCCTCAAACTCTGGGATGAAGACACCCCGCCCCAGCTGCTGGAGATCGAGGAATTAGCCAGTGATGGCGGTTATGGCCTCAGACTTCGTTTCACCCTTGGAGCCGTGCCATTGGAGCGCTGGCAGGAGCGGGAAGAACGTCTGGGACGCTTCTTCGCCAAAGGCCTTCAAGCCAAGATCGCAGCTCTGGGGAGTGATCGGATCGACCTGACCCTGCTGCCGGCGGCAGGCGAGCATGGAGAGCAGTGA
- a CDS encoding single-stranded DNA-binding protein, protein MNHCVLEVEVLEAPTLRYTQDNQTPIAEMEVRFDGLRPDDPAGQIKVVGWGNLAQDLQNRVQPGQRLMIEGRLRMNTVARQDGTKEKRAEFTLARLHPVGSGATTAPQAPRSAAPASSGPVTPAPKQVPPAPAQPQEAAATWNSAPLVPDTDDIPF, encoded by the coding sequence ATGAACCACTGTGTGCTCGAAGTGGAGGTGCTGGAGGCCCCCACCCTTCGCTACACCCAGGACAACCAGACCCCGATCGCGGAAATGGAGGTGCGTTTCGACGGCCTGCGTCCCGATGATCCGGCCGGCCAGATCAAGGTGGTGGGCTGGGGCAACCTCGCCCAGGACCTTCAGAACCGAGTTCAGCCAGGACAGCGCCTGATGATTGAAGGGCGCCTGCGGATGAACACCGTGGCCCGCCAGGACGGCACCAAGGAGAAGCGTGCGGAATTCACGCTTGCTCGTCTCCATCCCGTGGGCTCTGGAGCCACCACAGCGCCGCAAGCTCCCCGCTCGGCTGCCCCCGCCTCGAGCGGCCCTGTGACGCCTGCTCCCAAACAGGTACCCCCAGCTCCAGCGCAACCCCAGGAGGCAGCCGCCACCTGGAACAGCGCACCGCTCGTGCCTGACACCGACGACATTCCCTTCTAA
- a CDS encoding precorrin-6A/cobalt-precorrin-6A reductase — protein sequence MHEPRNRQGHVWLLAGTGEGPLIARTLLAKGWQVSVSVVSSSAASVYDGLSLRHLWIGALAGPQAIRGLFEREGIDRVVDATHPFATRITAQLLEACGGEGPALFRFERPIEPLAGARLMEGVDALTSSAGGRRILLALGARHLPAVVAALKPGGHHLHARVLPSPLALRQALAAGLPAQRLAVHRPQQEGDGASLEAALCRHWAITDVLCRQSGGITERAWHRVTQQQGLQLWLLRRPPLPEQLETVHSVDQLLDRLC from the coding sequence ATGCACGAACCGCGCAACCGCCAGGGCCATGTGTGGCTGCTTGCCGGCACCGGCGAAGGCCCTCTGATCGCCCGCACCCTGCTGGCCAAAGGCTGGCAGGTCAGCGTGAGTGTGGTCTCCTCCTCTGCTGCAAGCGTTTACGACGGCCTGTCGCTGCGTCACCTATGGATCGGTGCCCTGGCCGGACCGCAGGCGATCCGGGGACTCTTCGAGCGCGAAGGGATTGATCGGGTTGTGGATGCCACCCATCCCTTCGCCACGCGGATTACGGCCCAGCTGCTGGAGGCCTGCGGCGGCGAGGGGCCAGCGTTGTTCCGCTTTGAACGACCGATCGAGCCCCTTGCCGGTGCACGGCTGATGGAGGGCGTTGATGCACTCACAAGCTCCGCGGGAGGGCGTCGGATCCTTCTGGCTCTGGGTGCTCGGCACCTGCCGGCGGTCGTGGCAGCCCTCAAGCCCGGCGGGCATCACCTCCATGCCCGCGTGCTGCCCAGTCCTCTCGCCCTTCGCCAGGCCCTGGCGGCCGGACTTCCCGCCCAACGTCTGGCGGTGCACCGTCCGCAGCAGGAAGGGGATGGCGCCTCCCTGGAGGCAGCGCTCTGTCGCCACTGGGCGATCACGGATGTGCTCTGCCGACAGTCTGGGGGGATCACGGAGCGTGCCTGGCACCGGGTGACCCAGCAACAGGGGCTTCAGCTGTGGCTGCTGCGTCGCCCCCCTCTGCCGGAGCAACTTGAAACCGTGCATAGCGTGGATCAGCTGCTCGATCGCCTGTGCTGA
- the cutA gene encoding divalent-cation tolerance protein CutA, translated as MLKLVLTTEADAAKADALAQALVERRLAACVSQHPIRSCYRWNGVIEHSEEVQLLIKTTEAAWPQLQPVLCELHSYDTPELLHWTVEASDGYGGWVVAELLS; from the coding sequence GTGCTGAAGCTTGTTCTCACCACCGAAGCCGATGCCGCAAAAGCGGATGCGCTGGCCCAGGCCTTGGTGGAGCGGCGCCTGGCCGCTTGCGTCAGTCAGCATCCAATCCGCTCGTGCTACCGCTGGAACGGGGTGATCGAGCACAGCGAGGAGGTGCAGCTGCTGATCAAGACGACCGAGGCCGCGTGGCCGCAACTCCAGCCCGTGCTGTGTGAGCTGCACAGTTATGACACCCCCGAATTGCTCCACTGGACGGTGGAGGCCAGTGATGGGTATGGGGGGTGGGTGGTAGCGGAGCTGCTCAGCTGA
- a CDS encoding adenosine kinase — MTSSRFSNSAASLDVVGIGNAIVDVLVQTGDAFLESHGLTKGAMALVDEEQAQILYQASGAGLETSGGSAANTLAGLAQLGSRAGFIGRVRNDQLGEIFSHDIRAVGTRFDTPAATNGPSTARCLILVTPDAQRTMCTYLGASVQLEPEDLDLSMVRDAKVLYLEGYLWDSPAAKRAFIAAAEACRDSGGQVALSLSDGFCVDRHRDSFLELVNGHVDVLFANESEITSLYGTDSFESALEQVKGCCQVAALTRSEQGSVVLSGDQRWDIPAYRLGTLVDTTGAGDLYAGGFLHGYTQGLDLESCGRIGSVCAGQVVTQLGPRSQASLPELVRQHLS; from the coding sequence ATGACCTCATCCCGATTCAGCAACTCCGCCGCTTCCCTGGATGTGGTGGGCATCGGCAACGCGATTGTGGATGTGCTGGTCCAGACCGGCGATGCATTCCTGGAAAGCCATGGCCTCACCAAGGGGGCGATGGCCCTCGTGGATGAAGAGCAGGCCCAGATCCTCTACCAGGCCAGTGGCGCCGGCCTCGAGACCTCCGGTGGATCTGCCGCCAACACCCTGGCGGGTCTCGCTCAACTAGGAAGCCGGGCCGGATTCATCGGTCGCGTGCGCAATGACCAGCTCGGTGAAATCTTCAGCCACGACATCCGAGCTGTCGGAACCCGCTTTGACACCCCAGCAGCGACCAACGGCCCCAGCACGGCCCGTTGCCTGATTCTGGTGACGCCCGATGCCCAGCGCACGATGTGCACCTACCTGGGTGCTTCCGTGCAACTGGAACCCGAAGACCTGGATCTCTCCATGGTCCGTGACGCCAAGGTGCTCTACCTGGAGGGCTACCTCTGGGACAGCCCAGCAGCCAAGCGCGCCTTCATCGCAGCAGCGGAAGCCTGTCGGGACAGCGGCGGACAAGTCGCCCTCTCCCTCTCCGACGGCTTCTGCGTGGATCGTCACCGCGACAGCTTTCTTGAGCTCGTGAATGGCCATGTGGATGTGCTGTTCGCCAACGAAAGTGAAATCACCTCGCTGTACGGCACCGACAGTTTTGAGAGCGCCCTTGAACAGGTGAAGGGGTGCTGCCAGGTGGCGGCCCTGACCCGCAGTGAACAGGGCTCCGTCGTGCTCAGCGGCGATCAGCGTTGGGACATTCCTGCTTATCGCCTGGGCACCCTGGTCGACACCACTGGAGCAGGCGACCTCTATGCCGGCGGATTCCTCCACGGCTACACCCAGGGGCTCGACCTTGAAAGCTGCGGCCGAATCGGGTCTGTTTGCGCCGGTCAGGTGGTCACCCAGCTCGGCCCCCGCTCCCAGGCATCCCTGCCCGAGCTCGTGCGGCAGCACCTCAGCTGA
- a CDS encoding adenylosuccinate synthase — protein sequence MSLANVVVIGAQWGDEGKGKITDLLSRSADVVVRYQGGVNAGHTIVVDGRVLKLHLIPSGILYPDTICLIGSGTVVDPKVMLGELDMLIENGIDISGLQLASTAHVTMPYHRLLDLAMEKQRGDRRIGTTGRGIGPTYADKSQRSGIRVIDLLDEQRLRDRLEGPLREKNQLLETIYGMEPVDGDEVIQEYLAYGQRLAPHVVDCTRAIHSAARNRKNILFEGAQGTLLDLDHGTYPYVTSSNPVSGGACIGAGVGPTLIDRVIGVAKAYTTRVGEGPFPTELSGSLNDQLTERGGEFGTTTGRRRRCGWFDGVIGRYAVEVNGLDCLAVTKLDVLDELDEIQVCVAYELDGERIDYFPSCAEEFSRCKPIFESLQGWQCSTADCRRLDDLPEKAMAYLRFLADLMEVPIAIVSLGASRDQTIVVEDPIHGPKRALLSA from the coding sequence GTGTCTTTGGCCAACGTTGTCGTCATCGGTGCTCAGTGGGGTGACGAGGGAAAAGGAAAGATCACCGATCTCCTGAGCCGCTCCGCCGATGTTGTCGTCCGTTATCAGGGCGGCGTCAACGCTGGCCACACGATCGTCGTGGACGGTCGGGTGCTCAAGCTTCACCTGATCCCTTCTGGAATCCTTTATCCCGACACCATCTGCTTGATCGGTTCGGGAACGGTCGTTGACCCGAAGGTGATGCTTGGGGAGCTCGACATGCTCATCGAGAACGGGATCGACATCTCCGGCCTCCAGCTGGCCTCCACCGCCCACGTGACCATGCCCTACCACCGCCTGCTGGATCTGGCGATGGAGAAGCAGCGTGGTGATCGCAGGATTGGCACCACCGGACGCGGCATCGGCCCCACCTACGCCGACAAATCCCAACGCAGCGGGATCCGGGTGATTGACCTGCTCGACGAGCAGCGCCTCCGCGACCGACTCGAAGGGCCCCTCAGGGAGAAAAACCAACTGCTCGAAACCATTTACGGGATGGAGCCCGTCGATGGCGACGAGGTGATCCAGGAATACCTGGCCTATGGGCAGCGTCTGGCTCCCCATGTGGTCGACTGCACCCGGGCGATTCACAGCGCCGCCCGCAACCGCAAAAACATCCTGTTCGAAGGGGCCCAGGGAACACTGCTGGATCTCGACCACGGCACTTACCCCTACGTCACCTCCTCCAATCCGGTCTCCGGCGGGGCCTGCATCGGTGCCGGCGTCGGCCCGACCTTGATCGACCGGGTGATCGGCGTGGCCAAGGCCTACACCACCCGTGTTGGCGAAGGGCCGTTCCCAACAGAGCTGAGTGGCAGTCTCAACGACCAGCTCACCGAGCGTGGCGGCGAGTTCGGCACCACCACGGGCCGTCGTCGCCGCTGCGGCTGGTTTGACGGCGTGATCGGCCGCTATGCCGTTGAAGTGAACGGTCTGGACTGCCTGGCCGTCACCAAGCTGGACGTGCTCGATGAGCTCGATGAGATCCAGGTGTGTGTGGCCTACGAACTGGATGGAGAGCGCATCGATTACTTCCCCAGCTGCGCCGAGGAGTTCTCCCGTTGCAAGCCGATTTTTGAAAGCCTGCAGGGCTGGCAGTGTTCCACCGCCGACTGCCGGCGCCTGGACGATCTGCCAGAGAAGGCGATGGCCTATCTGCGCTTCCTGGCCGACCTGATGGAAGTGCCGATCGCGATCGTGTCGCTCGGCGCCAGTAGAGATCAGACGATCGTGGTGGAAGACCCAATCCACGGGCCCAAACGGGCCCTGCTCAGCGCCTGA
- the psb27 gene encoding photosystem II protein Psb27 — translation MLSALYRLTQQLLKVAMAWTVVACLSVTLLLTACSGASASGLTGDYVEDTVAVAHTLQATIALSQDDAERPDAELAARSLINDYMSRYRPRPQVNGLASFTTMQTALNSLAGHYNTYANRPLPESLKERVGKELSKAERSAVRGS, via the coding sequence ATGCTCTCCGCCCTGTATCGCCTCACCCAACAGCTGCTGAAGGTGGCGATGGCCTGGACCGTGGTGGCCTGCCTCAGCGTCACCCTGCTGCTGACCGCCTGCTCCGGGGCCTCAGCGTCCGGCCTGACCGGGGATTACGTGGAGGACACGGTGGCCGTTGCACACACCCTGCAGGCCACGATCGCCCTGAGCCAGGACGATGCCGAGCGTCCTGATGCAGAACTGGCAGCGCGGAGTCTGATCAATGACTACATGTCCCGGTACCGCCCACGCCCCCAAGTGAATGGCCTGGCCTCCTTCACCACGATGCAGACCGCTCTGAATTCCCTGGCCGGTCACTACAACACCTACGCCAACCGCCCACTGCCCGAGAGCCTGAAAGAACGGGTCGGCAAAGAACTGTCCAAGGCCGAGCGTTCGGCTGTGCGCGGCAGCTGA